A genomic segment from Perca flavescens isolate YP-PL-M2 chromosome 13, PFLA_1.0, whole genome shotgun sequence encodes:
- the ophn1 gene encoding oligophrenin-1, which produces MGHPPLEFSDCYLDSPDFRETLKCYELELERTSKFLKELIKDGNSVITAIKGYSVAVQKLSQTLSVFQFDFIGDSLTDDEINIAQSFQEFAGLLQEAEHDRMMLVQNASDLLIKPLEKFRKEQIGVTKEKKKKFEKESEKYHSQVDKHLNLSAKKKESQLQEADELLDRERVNFYESSVEYVYQIHQVQDRKKFDVVEPVLAFLHSILTLNNLTVEMTQDFMPYKQELQLSLQNTRNHYESTREEMEELMKRMKHPSQICKMHSFLPMEGYLYCQEKWALGVSWVKYYCKYHKEGRQLVMVPCEQKPTTKQGTTQLTLKSCIRRKTESIDKRFCFDVETSERNTPVTFQALSEGDRKLWMEAMDGKEPIYHSPIHKQAEMELNEIGFKFVRKCINYIETKGVTQEGVYRTVGSNIQVQKLLNAFFDPTNPGDVDLQSNDWDDKTITSALKFYLRSLSEPLMTYSLHRDLMCAAKSDNLDFRLSEIHSLSYKLPEKNREMLEMLIKHLVNVCSHSEDNRMTPSNMAVIFGPTLMRAKEETVAAMLDIKFQNIVVEILIEHSKKIFSYMPEDSTSPPVPPPRITPRKRQPITISKRPPRVYQALGQDHFLTENGQNNSSVMDGEVSTNPVPLQRTKPLSCAPMVPKEPPPRLALMPRPSFRQDRHSDSDSGKIDNTRQKPDSSSAANGESGVYVSRVPSFQSRRPPPKGTPATREGDSDALTRTRPTEKHAICRPPVRPPEPPSRSPAPQKTPSAASNESSATSYVASKTKFFENASRHVGSPPASPP; this is translated from the exons ATGGGGCACCCTCCTCTGGAGTTTAGTGATTGCTATCTGGACAGTCCGGACTTCAGAGAGACTCTCAAATGTTATGAATTGGAGCTGGAGAGGACAAGCAAATTTCTTAAAGAGTTGATAAAAGATGGCAACAGTGTAATAACTGCAATCAAAG gCTATTCTGTGGCAGTACAGAAGCTTTCCCAGACTCTCAGCGTGTTCCAGTTCGACTTCATCGGTGACTCCCTGACAGATGACGAGATTAACATTG CTCAGTCATTCCAGGAGTTTGCCGGACTCCTGCAGGAAGCAGAGCATGACAGGATGATGCTG GTTCAGAACGCCTCTGATCTGCTCATCAAGCCGTTGGAGAAGTTCAGAAAGGAGCAAATAGGAGTTACAAAA gaaaagaagaagaagtttgaGAAGGAAAGTGAAAAATACCACTCCCAGGTAGACAAACACCTGAACCTTTCTGCCAAGAAGAAAGAGAGCCAACTTCAAGAG GCCGATGAACTCCTTGACAGAGAGCGTGTGAACTTCTATGAATCATCAGTGGAGTATGTGTACCAGATCCATCAGGTGCAGGACCGGAAGAAGTTTGATGTGGTTGAGCCG GTGCTGGCGTTTCTTCACAGCATTCTAACACTCAACAACCTGACAGTGGAGATGACTCAGGACTTCATGCCTTATAAGCAAGAACTGCAGCTCAGCTTGCAGAAT ACCAGGAACCACTACGAAAGCACTCGCGAGGAGATGGAGGAGCTGATGAAAAGAATGAAACACCCATCCCAGATCTGTAAAATGCACAGTTTTCTGCCCATGGAAGGTTATCTGTACTGTCAGGAGAAGT GGGCTTTGGGCGTGTCATGGGTCAAATATTATTGCAAGTATCACAAGGAGGGGAGACAGCTGGTCATGGTGCCTTGTGAACAGAAGCCTACAACTAAACAG ggcaCTACGCAACTGACACTGAAATCCTGCATCCGCCGGAAGACAGAGTCCATAGACAAGCGCTTTTGCTTTGATGTGGAAACTAGCGAGAG aAACACACCCGTCACTTTCCAAGCTCTTTCGGAGGGAGACAGGAAGTTGTGGATGGAGGCCATGGATGGAAAAGAGCCT ATCTATCATTCCCCAATTCACAAGCAAGCTGAAA TGGAACTGAATGAGATTGGATTCAAGTTTGTGCGAAAGTGCATCAACTACATTGAAACAAAAG GAGTAACACAAGAAGGAGTGTACCGAACAGTTGGCAGCAACATCCAAGTGCAGAAGCTTTTAAATGCCTTCTTTG ACCCTACAAACCCTGGAGATGTAGATCTTCAAAGCAACGACTGGGACGATAAAACCATCACAAGTGCACTGAAGTTCTATCTGAg GAGCTTGTCTGAACCTCTGATGACCTACAGTCTACACAGAGACCTTATGTGTGCTGCAA AATCGGATAATCTGGACTTTCGACTGAGTGAGATTCATTCTCTTTCCTACAAACTACCAGAGAAGAATCGGGAGATGTTGGAGATGCTTATCAAACACTTGGTCAA TGTGTGCAGTCACAGTGAAGATAACCGGATGACCCCTTCAAACATGGCTGTTATCTTTGGACCCACACTGATGAGAGCAAAGGAGGAGACTGTGGCGGCCATGTTGGATATCAAGTTCCAAAATATTGTTGTTGAGATTCTGATTGAGCACTCCAAAAAG aTCTTCAGTTATATGCCAGAGGACAGCACTTCCCCACCTGTCCCTCCTCCGCGGATCACCCCGAGAAAGCGGCAACCCATCACAATCTCCAAGCGGCCACCTCGTGTTTATCAAGCTCTTGGTCAAGACCACTTCCTCACAGAGA ATGGCCAGAACAACAGCTCTGTTATGGACGGGGAAGTCTCAACGAACCCTGTTCCCCTGCAGCGGACAAAACCTTTAAGCTGTGCTCCAATGGTTCCAAAAGAACCTCCTCCGAGACTAGCATTGATGCCCAGACCATCTTTCCGTCAGGACAGACACTCAGACTCTGACTCTGGCAAGATAGACAACACAAGGCAAAAGCCAGATTCATCTTCAGCAGCAAATGGAGAGTCTGGAGTCTATGTGAGCAGAGTACCATCCTTCCAGAGCAGAAGACCACCTCCTAAAGGAACACCAGCCACCAGAGAAG gGGATTCTGATGCTCTGACCAGAACAAGGCCCACAGAGAAACATGCCATTTGCAGACCCCCTGTCAGGCCTCCTGAGCCGCCCTCCAGAAGCCCCGCTCCACAGAAGACCCCGAGTGCAGCCAGCAACGAGAGCTCAGCAACATCCTA TGTCGCCTCTAAAACAAAGTTTTTTGAGAATGCCTCCCGGCACGTTGGCAG TCCACCGGCCTCTCCACCGTAG